In Cystobacter ferrugineus, the following proteins share a genomic window:
- a CDS encoding DUF4007 family protein gives MAKVESDVTLEQHFDTFLHTYVPTRSRKGDIQEDNLDCPLVELRLIERIGEKRLGDSGKHESVYAFRREPKPEITPELFLLCIEDFWAKRRQEEMTLTFRDIAVAPGSPGQIFKLPEADLRERLEQIHSDSGGVYTYKESAALQQLSRTRSLGAKTLLNRVYKKERHSWGR, from the coding sequence ATGGCGAAAGTCGAGTCAGATGTCACGCTTGAGCAACACTTCGACACGTTCCTCCACACGTACGTTCCCACCAGGAGCCGTAAGGGGGACATCCAGGAAGACAACCTCGACTGCCCGCTAGTCGAACTCCGGTTGATCGAGCGTATTGGCGAGAAGAGACTGGGGGACAGCGGCAAGCATGAAAGCGTCTACGCTTTCCGTCGCGAACCGAAACCAGAGATTACGCCAGAGTTGTTCCTTCTCTGCATTGAGGACTTCTGGGCGAAGCGTCGCCAGGAAGAAATGACGTTGACGTTCCGGGATATTGCAGTCGCCCCTGGAAGCCCTGGTCAGATTTTCAAACTGCCCGAGGCTGACCTCAGGGAGCGCTTGGAACAGATTCATTCGGATTCAGGCGGTGTCTATACGTACAAGGAGTCGGCAGCCCTGCAGCAACTCAGCAGAACGCGAAGCCTTGGAGCGAAGACTCTCTTGAATAGGGTATACAAGAAGGAGCGCCACTCGTGGGGACGCTAA